TAAACTAAGGCTTCTATTTCCGCCTCTAGCACAATAAATTAAGATTTTGTTTTTGTGATTTAATATATCTCTATTAGATTTAAGCATATTTGCAATATTTTTACATGCTATACTTGCTCCTAAGAAGTTTGCTTCTATTGGATTTTGCTTATATAAAGTCCCTATTTTTTTGTATTCATCATCATTAAATATAGGCAGATTTATTGCATTTGGTATGTGAGAGTGACTAAATTCACTAGGACTTCTAACATCAATAATAATATTTGCTTTGTTTATAGATTCTAAAATATTCACAAATCTCTAATTCCTAGTATCTTTAATCTTCCAGCTCAAAACTTCCCCTGCCAAAAGTGGAATGATTTTGTCATTTCCTACTAAAATAGAATCTTGAACTTTATATTTTTCTTTTGTTAGTGTTATTGTTTTGTTTGGAATATTTTGCAAACCATAGATTTTTTTTGCATTATCACTGATGAATTTTTGTAAATTTTCTAATCTATTATTTTTCTCAAAAATCTCACATAATCTAGGAAGTAGTATTGGAGCAGAGAAGATTCCAGCAGCTCCATTTTGTTTTAGTTTGTTGGATTCTAAGTGTGGTGCAGAGTCTGAACCAAAGCTAATTTTTTCACTCCCACTTAATGCAAGATTAATAAGAGCGTCTCTATCTTTTGGAGTTTTTAGTATTGGTTTGCAAAAATAATGTGGATTTAGCCCGCTTCCTAGCACATCATCAAGACTCATTGTGATATGGTGAAGCGTGATTGTCGCAAAAATATTATCATATTTGAGTAAATCAATGCTTCTTCTATCGCTTAAATGTTCCATTATGATTTTTAGTTTTGGAAAATTTATTGCTATTTTTTCAAAAATCTCACCAAATTCAAA
Above is a window of Helicobacter sp. MIT 99-5507 DNA encoding:
- the pyrC gene encoding dihydroorotase, encoding MITLQNPLDMHIHLREGEILKSVLNFSAKYFSGALAMPNLKIPLNDTNKVLEYKKDIENTTKELNCEAFTPIMSMYLSESLNKDELIKAKKEGIKILKLYPKGATTGSENGVSEILNQKICDIFQIAQDLGFILSIHGESNGFSMDREFEFGEIFEKIAINFPKLKIIMEHLSDRRSIDLLKYDNIFATITLHHITMSLDDVLGSGLNPHYFCKPILKTPKDRDALINLALSGSEKISFGSDSAPHLESNKLKQNGAAGIFSAPILLPRLCEIFEKNNRLENLQKFISDNAKKIYGLQNIPNKTITLTKEKYKVQDSILVGNDKIIPLLAGEVLSWKIKDTRN